One part of the Quercus lobata isolate SW786 chromosome 7, ValleyOak3.0 Primary Assembly, whole genome shotgun sequence genome encodes these proteins:
- the LOC115954112 gene encoding nudix hydrolase 23, chloroplastic isoform X1, with amino-acid sequence MLRAIQNLGCSSSGWLLWKPRTSTSGGFSFISVSTRPFSFSSSSSSTRVARTNNCSFLHEFSACKTPSFRRFRARSESNPDAASASSSASVASQSSSFGNVRKISFCQWCGGPTKHEIPSGEEKMRAICTVCGKIAYQNPKMVVGCLIEHDNKVLLCKRKIQPSYGLWTLPAGYMEIGESAAEGAIRETWEEANAEVEGLSPFAQLDIPLIGQTYIIFLAKLKKPQFSPGPESSECQLFALNDIPFNSLAFSSMFVTLNLYIEDVKAGKPKFHYGTIKKRPGTSPSDIRAFTLDYHLQS; translated from the exons ATGCTGAGAGCAATACAGAATTTGGGTTGTAGTTCATCTGGGTGGTTACTTTGGAAACCTCGTACCAGTACCAGTGGTGGGTTCTCCTTCATTTCTGTCTCTACTAgaccattttcattttcttcatcttcatcttctacaAGAGTAGCAAGAACAAACAACTGTTCGTTTTTGCATGAGTTTTCAGCTTGCAAGACTCCTTCTTTCAGAAGATTTCGTGCTCGTTCCGAGTCAAACCCAGATGCAGCTTCCGCTTCTTCATCAGCATCGGTTGCTTCTCAGTCTTCTTCATTT GGAAATGTTCGTAAGATCAGTTTCTGTCAGTGGTGTGGTGGCCCAACAAAGCACGAGATACCTTCTGGAGAGGAGAAGATGAGAGCTATTTGCACAGTTTGTGGGAAGATTGCCTATCAGAACCCAAAAATG GTTGTGGGTTGCCTCATTGAGCATGATAACAAGGTCCTACTTTGCAAGCGGAAGATTCAACCATCTTATGGTCTTTG GACTCTTCCTGCTGGTTACATGGAAATAGGGGAATCTGCTGCAGAAGGGGCAATCAGGGAAACCTGGGAAGAAGCAAATGCAGAAGTGGAAGGGCTGTCTCCTTTTGCTCAGTTGGATATTCCTCTTATTGGCCAA ACTTACATAATATTCTTGGCAAAGCTCAAGAAGCCCCAGTTCTCACCAGGTCCAGAATCGTCAGAATGCCAGCTTTTTGCCCTCAATGATATACCTTTTAATTCCCTGGCATTCTCATCAATGTTTGTTACCTTGAATTTG TATATTGAAGATGTTAAAGCTGGAAAACCAAAATTCCACTATGGTACAATCAAAAAGAG GCCTGGCACAAGTCCTTCTGATATTCGTGCTTTTACTCTTGATTATCATCTACAATCCTGA
- the LOC115954112 gene encoding nudix hydrolase 23, chloroplastic isoform X2, protein MLRAIQNLGCSSSGWLLWKPRTSTSACKTPSFRRFRARSESNPDAASASSSASVASQSSSFGNVRKISFCQWCGGPTKHEIPSGEEKMRAICTVCGKIAYQNPKMVVGCLIEHDNKVLLCKRKIQPSYGLWTLPAGYMEIGESAAEGAIRETWEEANAEVEGLSPFAQLDIPLIGQTYIIFLAKLKKPQFSPGPESSECQLFALNDIPFNSLAFSSMFVTLNLYIEDVKAGKPKFHYGTIKKRPGTSPSDIRAFTLDYHLQS, encoded by the exons ATGCTGAGAGCAATACAGAATTTGGGTTGTAGTTCATCTGGGTGGTTACTTTGGAAACCTCGTACCAGTACCAGTG CTTGCAAGACTCCTTCTTTCAGAAGATTTCGTGCTCGTTCCGAGTCAAACCCAGATGCAGCTTCCGCTTCTTCATCAGCATCGGTTGCTTCTCAGTCTTCTTCATTT GGAAATGTTCGTAAGATCAGTTTCTGTCAGTGGTGTGGTGGCCCAACAAAGCACGAGATACCTTCTGGAGAGGAGAAGATGAGAGCTATTTGCACAGTTTGTGGGAAGATTGCCTATCAGAACCCAAAAATG GTTGTGGGTTGCCTCATTGAGCATGATAACAAGGTCCTACTTTGCAAGCGGAAGATTCAACCATCTTATGGTCTTTG GACTCTTCCTGCTGGTTACATGGAAATAGGGGAATCTGCTGCAGAAGGGGCAATCAGGGAAACCTGGGAAGAAGCAAATGCAGAAGTGGAAGGGCTGTCTCCTTTTGCTCAGTTGGATATTCCTCTTATTGGCCAA ACTTACATAATATTCTTGGCAAAGCTCAAGAAGCCCCAGTTCTCACCAGGTCCAGAATCGTCAGAATGCCAGCTTTTTGCCCTCAATGATATACCTTTTAATTCCCTGGCATTCTCATCAATGTTTGTTACCTTGAATTTG TATATTGAAGATGTTAAAGCTGGAAAACCAAAATTCCACTATGGTACAATCAAAAAGAG GCCTGGCACAAGTCCTTCTGATATTCGTGCTTTTACTCTTGATTATCATCTACAATCCTGA